The Thermoleophilum album genome includes a window with the following:
- a CDS encoding pyridoxal-phosphate-dependent aminotransferase family protein, protein MAPANPYIKQYLMTAGPTPLPPEVESAMAQPMLYHRAPAFIEVYARVLERLRSVFCTSNDVLVFASSGTGAMESAVANLVRPGERCVVASCGKFGERWAELCRAYGAELVHYDAGWGNKVDPVELDATLARSGGATVVFTTLSETSTGVVNDVRALAEVAHAHGALICVDAVSGLGAVPCEQDAWGIDVVVSGSQKALMAPPGLGFASANERALERAQAAPGRRFYFDWSATVAGQRKDPPDSPFTPAVSLLLGLDAALGLIEAEGLDRVLERHRLLGRATRSAVRALGLELFGPDDDGANVVTALRVPAGIDGSRIPKLMRDKYGITIAGGQGKLKGKIARIAHCGYFGAFDIVTTIAGLEMTLLELGYEVELGSGVAAAQRVFVEAGVPAAQPA, encoded by the coding sequence ATGGCCCCGGCAAATCCCTACATCAAGCAGTATCTGATGACGGCCGGGCCGACGCCGCTGCCACCAGAGGTGGAGTCGGCGATGGCGCAGCCGATGCTCTACCACCGCGCGCCCGCCTTCATCGAGGTTTACGCGCGCGTGCTTGAACGGCTCCGCAGCGTCTTCTGCACAAGCAACGACGTGCTCGTCTTTGCTTCCTCCGGTACAGGAGCGATGGAGTCCGCGGTCGCCAACCTGGTGCGCCCCGGCGAGCGCTGCGTGGTCGCTTCCTGCGGGAAGTTCGGGGAGCGCTGGGCGGAGTTGTGCCGTGCCTACGGCGCCGAGCTCGTGCACTACGACGCCGGCTGGGGCAACAAGGTGGATCCCGTCGAGCTCGACGCGACGCTCGCGCGCAGCGGCGGCGCGACCGTCGTCTTCACCACGCTCTCCGAAACGTCGACCGGTGTCGTCAACGACGTCCGCGCGCTGGCCGAGGTCGCCCACGCGCACGGCGCGCTGATCTGCGTGGACGCCGTCTCGGGGCTAGGCGCTGTGCCCTGCGAGCAGGACGCGTGGGGGATCGACGTTGTGGTCTCGGGCTCCCAGAAGGCCTTGATGGCACCGCCCGGGCTTGGCTTTGCGAGCGCCAACGAGCGCGCACTCGAGCGCGCGCAGGCAGCGCCGGGGCGCCGCTTCTACTTCGACTGGTCGGCCACCGTCGCTGGTCAGCGCAAGGATCCCCCGGACAGCCCGTTCACGCCGGCGGTGAGCCTCCTGCTCGGTCTCGACGCCGCGCTCGGGCTGATCGAAGCCGAGGGTTTGGACCGGGTACTGGAGCGTCATCGCTTGCTCGGCCGGGCCACCCGTTCGGCGGTGCGCGCCCTCGGACTCGAGCTGTTCGGGCCGGACGACGACGGCGCCAACGTCGTCACCGCGTTGCGCGTGCCGGCGGGAATCGACGGCTCGCGCATACCGAAGTTGATGCGCGACAAGTACGGGATCACGATCGCCGGCGGTCAGGGCAAGCTGAAAGGCAAGATCGCGCGGATCGCCCACTGCGGCTACTTCGGAGCGTTCGACATCGTGACCACCATCGCGGGGCTCGAGATGACCCTGCTCGAGCTCGGCTACGAGGTCGAGCTGGGTAGCGGGGTGGCGGCCGCGCAGCGCGTGTTCGTCGAGGCGGGGGTGCCCGCCGCGCAGCCAGCGTGA
- the menB gene encoding 1,4-dihydroxy-2-naphthoyl-CoA synthase, translating into MAATDRQARAAWADAQAKRTILPGADWQAAAQYEDIRYELADGIAKITIDRPEVRNAFRPKTVVELADAFERAREDPDVGVIILTGEGPLAFCSGGDQRVRGESGYVGQEDAAGRRGVGRFHVTDLHIQMRRLPKPIVAMVAGYAVGGGHVLHLLCDLTIAADNARFGQSGPRVGSFDGGYGAGLLARTIGLKRAKEIWFLCRQYDAEQALRMGLVNAVVPVEQLEIETVRWCREMLELSPFALRLLKASFNAADDGLAGIQQLAHDANLLFYMSEEAQEGRDAYLEGRRPDFGRFPRRP; encoded by the coding sequence ATGGCCGCCACGGACCGCCAAGCACGCGCCGCCTGGGCCGACGCACAGGCCAAGCGAACGATCCTTCCGGGCGCGGACTGGCAAGCGGCGGCGCAGTACGAGGACATCCGTTACGAGCTGGCGGACGGCATCGCAAAGATCACGATCGACCGCCCCGAAGTTCGTAACGCGTTCCGCCCGAAAACGGTGGTCGAGCTCGCCGACGCCTTCGAGCGCGCCCGCGAGGATCCGGACGTCGGCGTGATCATCCTCACCGGCGAGGGACCTTTGGCCTTCTGCTCCGGCGGCGATCAGCGCGTGCGCGGCGAGTCCGGGTACGTCGGTCAGGAGGACGCCGCGGGCAGACGCGGCGTCGGCCGCTTCCACGTGACGGACCTACATATTCAGATGCGCCGTCTGCCGAAGCCGATCGTGGCGATGGTCGCGGGCTACGCGGTCGGCGGTGGTCACGTCTTGCACCTGCTGTGCGACCTCACGATCGCTGCCGACAACGCCCGCTTCGGCCAGAGCGGTCCCCGCGTCGGCAGCTTCGACGGCGGTTACGGCGCCGGCTTGCTGGCGCGGACCATCGGGCTCAAGCGGGCGAAAGAGATCTGGTTCCTCTGCCGCCAGTACGACGCCGAGCAGGCACTGCGCATGGGGCTGGTGAACGCCGTCGTGCCGGTGGAGCAGCTGGAGATCGAGACCGTGCGCTGGTGTCGCGAGATGCTCGAGCTCTCCCCCTTCGCGCTGCGTCTTCTGAAGGCGAGCTTCAACGCCGCCGACGATGGGCTCGCCGGGATCCAGCAGCTCGCGCACGACGCCAACCTGCTCTTCTACATGAGCGAAGAGGCCCAGGAGGGACGCGACGCCTACCTCGAGGGCCGCCGCCCCGACTTCGGTCGCTTCCCGCGCCGCCCGTGA
- the ilvC gene encoding ketol-acid reductoisomerase, which yields MPAMIYDKDADLEKLRGKTVAIIGYGSQGHAHALNLRDSGVDVVVGLRPESSSRAEAEREGLRVLPVADAAREGDVVMILIPDERQAEVWEREIREGIAPGNLLLFAHGFSIHYGQIEPSSDVDVGMVAPKGPGHLVRRQFQEGKGVPGLAAVHQDATGQARELVLAYAKGIGCTRAGVIETTFREETETDLFGEQAVLCGGLTELVRAGFETLVKAGYDPRLAYFECLHELKLIVDLMYEGGITGMRHSISNTAEYGDLTRGKRVIGEPSRRAMKEILAEIQSGEFAREWIAENRAGGENFQRLREEGKRHQIEQVGRELRAMMPWIANRG from the coding sequence GTGCCGGCGATGATTTACGACAAGGACGCCGATCTCGAGAAGCTGCGGGGCAAGACCGTCGCGATCATCGGCTACGGCTCCCAGGGTCACGCGCATGCTTTGAACCTGCGCGACTCGGGCGTCGACGTGGTCGTCGGTCTGCGCCCCGAATCGTCTTCGCGCGCCGAGGCCGAACGCGAGGGCCTGCGCGTACTACCGGTGGCGGATGCCGCGCGCGAGGGCGACGTCGTGATGATTTTGATCCCTGACGAGCGTCAAGCCGAGGTTTGGGAGAGGGAGATCCGGGAGGGAATCGCGCCGGGCAACTTGCTGCTGTTCGCCCACGGTTTCTCGATCCACTACGGCCAGATCGAACCTTCGAGCGATGTCGACGTCGGCATGGTCGCGCCCAAAGGCCCCGGCCACTTGGTACGCCGACAGTTTCAGGAGGGAAAGGGCGTGCCCGGGCTCGCCGCCGTTCACCAGGATGCGACCGGTCAGGCCCGCGAGTTGGTGCTCGCCTACGCCAAGGGCATCGGCTGCACCCGAGCGGGGGTGATCGAGACGACCTTCCGGGAAGAGACGGAGACGGACCTCTTCGGTGAGCAAGCGGTTCTCTGCGGGGGGTTAACGGAGCTCGTGCGCGCCGGCTTCGAGACGCTCGTGAAGGCCGGCTACGACCCGCGGCTCGCCTACTTCGAGTGTCTGCACGAGCTGAAGCTGATCGTCGACCTGATGTACGAGGGCGGCATCACCGGCATGCGTCACTCGATTTCCAACACCGCTGAGTACGGCGACCTGACGCGCGGTAAGCGGGTCATCGGTGAGCCGTCGCGCCGGGCGATGAAGGAGATCCTCGCGGAGATCCAGTCGGGCGAGTTCGCGCGCGAGTGGATCGCCGAGAACCGCGCTGGCGGCGAGAACTTCCAGCGTCTGCGCGAGGAGGGTAAGCGGCACCAGATCGAGCAGGTCGGGCGCGAGCTGCGCGCGATGATGCCGTGGATCGCCAACCGCGGCTAG
- a CDS encoding 1,4-dihydroxy-2-naphthoate polyprenyltransferase, with translation MTGEATRAAPSTARLWLLAARPRTLPAAVAPVLVGTALAARDGYFSLPRFLAALSGSLLIQIGTNLANDYSDARRGADREDRLGPVRVTAGGLLPPRRVLTGAWVAFAAAVACGLYLTAVAGIWVLVIGIASILAGVLYTGGPRPYGYAGLGELFVFVFFGLVAVGGSYYVQVERLDLAAVLLGVPVGLLAAAILVVNNVRDMETDRRAGKITLAVRLGRQRARRLYATMIALALALPVAYVAAGTVPALALVSLLAAPLARRPLVAVFQATDGPTLNEALAATGRLLAAHATLLAAALLLA, from the coding sequence GTGACGGGCGAGGCGACGCGCGCTGCACCCTCTACCGCGCGGCTTTGGCTGCTCGCAGCGCGACCGCGTACGCTCCCTGCGGCGGTCGCGCCGGTGCTCGTCGGAACCGCGCTCGCAGCGCGCGACGGCTACTTTTCACTGCCGCGCTTCCTCGCCGCGCTCAGCGGCTCGCTGCTGATCCAGATCGGCACGAACCTCGCCAACGACTACTCCGACGCCAGGCGCGGCGCCGACCGCGAAGATCGACTCGGACCGGTGCGCGTGACGGCTGGCGGCTTGTTGCCGCCGCGTCGCGTGTTGACCGGCGCCTGGGTCGCCTTCGCCGCAGCGGTCGCGTGCGGTCTCTACCTGACTGCGGTTGCCGGGATCTGGGTGTTGGTGATCGGCATCGCGTCGATCCTGGCCGGCGTTCTCTACACGGGGGGGCCGCGCCCCTACGGCTACGCCGGGCTCGGCGAGCTCTTCGTCTTTGTGTTCTTCGGTCTCGTAGCGGTCGGTGGCTCGTACTACGTGCAGGTAGAGCGACTCGACCTGGCCGCCGTACTGCTGGGGGTACCGGTAGGTCTGCTGGCGGCAGCGATCCTCGTGGTCAACAACGTGCGCGACATGGAGACCGACCGCCGCGCCGGCAAGATCACGCTGGCGGTGCGACTCGGGCGTCAGCGCGCACGCCGTTTGTACGCGACGATGATTGCGCTGGCCCTGGCGCTGCCGGTCGCCTATGTAGCGGCGGGCACCGTGCCGGCGTTGGCGCTGGTGTCGCTGCTCGCCGCACCGCTCGCCCGCCGGCCCCTGGTTGCCGTCTTCCAAGCGACTGATGGACCGACCTTGAACGAGGCCCTCGCTGCCACCGGGCGGCTGCTAGCGGCCCACGCAACGCTGCTTGCGGCCGCGCTGCTCCTAGCCTGA
- a CDS encoding isochorismate synthase — protein sequence MGSAVAPQLTEALAALRGLCATPARRARVVNPLACVVRELNAAIDPTLLAWRLRGAGEPFLALEVPDRRGFAIAGVGSVGRIAASGGERFERAAAAWRAAVRGARIDADVTTADAPLAPLALGGFAFAADGASSPEWDDFASLEFAFPELLLVREGGRAWLVVQARTGRPRALHDGTLERRLCALAELLDGGRMPSAPLLDPSPLGAPRITSVLAPEHFEESVRRATAMMRGRGLEKVVLARQVRVDARQPLDPLALHCALRELFPSCYCFLVARGQSAFFGASPELLVRREGLRLQTVALAGTARRSADPAVDRHLGERLVRDPKQRVEHEIVARRIAQALAPVALWVTLAEQPQIVRVHNVQHLATPIRAQLREPLTLLELAGHLHPTPAVGGEPRDRAAAVIPALEGLDRGWYAGAIGMVDREGGGELAVALRCALVRGATARLFAGCGIVPASDPADELAETEAKLGALLPLFG from the coding sequence GTGGGCAGCGCGGTCGCGCCGCAGCTCACCGAGGCGCTTGCGGCGCTCCGCGGGTTGTGCGCGACGCCAGCGCGCCGAGCTCGCGTCGTCAACCCCCTCGCATGCGTGGTGCGCGAACTCAACGCCGCCATCGACCCCACGCTCTTGGCGTGGCGGTTGCGGGGAGCGGGCGAGCCGTTCCTCGCTCTCGAGGTACCAGACCGCCGGGGCTTCGCGATCGCCGGAGTCGGGTCGGTAGGTCGCATCGCCGCAAGCGGCGGGGAGCGGTTCGAGCGGGCGGCGGCGGCCTGGCGGGCGGCGGTGCGTGGCGCGCGCATCGATGCGGACGTTACGACCGCGGACGCCCCGCTCGCCCCGCTCGCGCTCGGCGGCTTCGCGTTCGCCGCGGACGGTGCCAGCTCACCGGAGTGGGACGACTTCGCCTCGCTTGAGTTCGCGTTTCCGGAGCTGCTGCTAGTGCGCGAAGGGGGACGCGCGTGGCTGGTTGTGCAAGCCCGCACCGGACGACCGCGTGCGCTGCACGACGGCACGCTGGAGAGGCGCCTGTGCGCGCTAGCTGAGCTGCTCGATGGGGGGCGGATGCCGAGCGCCCCGCTGCTCGACCCGAGCCCGCTTGGAGCGCCGCGCATCACGAGCGTGCTTGCACCCGAGCATTTCGAAGAGTCAGTGCGGCGAGCCACGGCGATGATGCGCGGACGGGGGCTCGAGAAGGTGGTGCTGGCGCGACAAGTCCGCGTCGATGCGCGGCAACCGCTCGACCCGCTCGCCCTGCACTGCGCACTGCGTGAACTGTTTCCGTCCTGTTACTGCTTCTTGGTCGCGCGCGGCCAGAGCGCCTTTTTCGGTGCTAGTCCCGAGCTGTTGGTGCGGCGGGAGGGGCTGCGACTGCAGACGGTCGCGCTCGCCGGCACCGCTCGGCGCAGCGCCGACCCAGCGGTGGATCGGCACCTCGGCGAGCGCTTGGTGCGGGATCCAAAACAGCGTGTCGAGCACGAAATCGTCGCGCGGCGGATCGCGCAAGCGCTCGCCCCAGTAGCGCTCTGGGTGACCCTCGCCGAGCAGCCGCAAATAGTGCGTGTACACAACGTCCAGCACCTGGCGACGCCGATCCGAGCGCAGCTCCGGGAGCCGCTGACGCTGCTCGAACTCGCCGGGCACCTGCACCCGACCCCGGCGGTCGGTGGCGAGCCGCGAGACCGCGCGGCGGCCGTGATACCGGCTCTCGAAGGGCTCGATCGTGGCTGGTACGCCGGGGCTATCGGAATGGTGGATCGCGAAGGTGGCGGCGAGCTGGCGGTTGCGCTGCGCTGCGCCCTGGTGCGGGGTGCAACCGCCCGCCTGTTCGCGGGCTGCGGGATCGTGCCCGCTTCCGATCCGGCGGACGAACTAGCGGAGACCGAGGCGAAGCTGGGGGCGCTGCTGCCGCTGTTCGGCTGA
- the menD gene encoding 2-succinyl-5-enolpyruvyl-6-hydroxy-3-cyclohexene-1-carboxylic-acid synthase, giving the protein MSDRQPTVDEPGVARRWLDNPTYEPLIAFADELARLGLALAVTSPGSRNAPIALSLAGTAGVPAISVLDERCAGFFAVGAARASARPAAVTVTSGTAAANLHPAVAEAAQGNVPLLLLTADRPPELRETGAGQAIDQLGLFGSAVRWFVEVGNHPPGSDALLYHRSLACRAYARTLAPRPGPVHLNFPLREPLAPAPAPTSAPSARDLREGRPLPAAWQEVALAPPTPPSALVERLAGRLHSVERGLVICGHLAASADAARAIAALAAQLGWPLLAEPTSGLRLGAHVPDCAVHHYDLLLSDDGLRRALAPELVLRFGETPTSKPLRAALSEWPQIVCDPWLAWHEPTRRAELVVASDPHALASALLAALADQRRISASARTARPLLGNARNGWLARWRAADAAVAELIADHLRRCLTRGELDQPAVAATLADALGDGALLWLSSSLPIREVEAFARGRRVDVAVLANRGANGIDGVVSSCAGAALASGRRPFLLIGELALLHDLGGLVAARAAGVAMTVVCVDNGGGGIFDFLPVAEHTPRDLYERHVATPHPLDFEAIARLADLPLVEAREPQQLLAALREPSLIRVRSERPRNRLVHRELRQRAASVARRALGI; this is encoded by the coding sequence ATGAGTGATCGCCAGCCGACCGTCGACGAGCCCGGCGTGGCGCGCAGGTGGTTGGACAACCCGACCTACGAGCCGCTCATCGCGTTCGCCGACGAGCTCGCGCGGCTCGGTTTGGCGCTCGCTGTGACGAGCCCGGGGTCGCGCAACGCACCGATCGCGTTGTCGCTCGCTGGCACCGCGGGAGTGCCCGCCATCTCGGTCTTAGACGAGCGCTGTGCCGGCTTCTTCGCGGTCGGCGCCGCGCGTGCCTCGGCACGGCCTGCGGCTGTGACCGTCACGTCGGGCACGGCCGCCGCCAACCTGCATCCCGCGGTCGCGGAGGCCGCTCAGGGGAACGTGCCGCTGCTGCTGTTGACTGCTGATCGGCCACCCGAGCTGCGCGAGACGGGAGCGGGACAGGCAATCGACCAACTGGGACTTTTCGGCAGCGCGGTGCGCTGGTTCGTCGAGGTCGGCAACCACCCCCCCGGTAGTGACGCGCTGCTCTACCACCGCTCGCTCGCCTGTCGCGCGTACGCGCGGACTCTGGCCCCGCGTCCCGGTCCGGTCCACCTCAACTTTCCGCTGCGTGAACCGCTCGCACCGGCGCCCGCTCCGACGAGCGCACCCTCCGCTCGGGATCTGCGTGAGGGCCGTCCCCTGCCGGCCGCCTGGCAGGAGGTCGCCCTGGCCCCGCCGACGCCACCGTCAGCGCTCGTCGAGCGCCTCGCCGGGCGCCTGCACAGCGTCGAGCGGGGCCTCGTCATCTGCGGTCACTTGGCCGCGAGCGCAGACGCCGCCCGCGCGATCGCGGCCCTGGCGGCGCAGCTAGGTTGGCCGCTGCTCGCCGAACCGACTTCGGGGCTCCGCCTCGGCGCGCACGTTCCCGACTGCGCTGTGCACCACTACGACCTCTTGCTGTCCGACGACGGCCTGCGTCGCGCTCTCGCACCGGAGCTCGTGCTGCGTTTCGGGGAGACCCCGACCTCGAAGCCGCTGCGCGCGGCGCTCAGCGAGTGGCCGCAGATCGTTTGCGACCCGTGGCTCGCTTGGCACGAGCCGACGCGACGCGCCGAGCTCGTGGTTGCATCGGACCCACATGCGCTAGCCAGCGCGTTGCTCGCGGCGCTCGCCGACCAACGGAGAATAAGCGCAAGCGCCCGGACCGCCCGCCCGCTGCTTGGTAACGCCCGCAACGGTTGGCTTGCGCGCTGGCGAGCAGCCGACGCGGCCGTCGCCGAGCTCATAGCCGACCACTTGCGGCGGTGCCTCACCCGCGGCGAACTCGACCAGCCGGCGGTCGCTGCGACGCTGGCCGACGCGCTCGGTGACGGTGCGCTTTTGTGGTTGTCGAGCTCCCTGCCGATCCGCGAGGTCGAGGCCTTCGCGCGTGGGCGCCGCGTCGACGTAGCGGTGCTCGCGAACAGGGGCGCGAACGGGATCGACGGCGTCGTCTCTTCCTGCGCCGGTGCCGCTCTCGCCTCGGGGCGCCGGCCGTTTCTGTTGATCGGCGAGCTAGCGCTGCTGCACGACCTCGGCGGTCTGGTCGCAGCACGCGCCGCCGGTGTCGCAATGACCGTGGTCTGCGTCGACAACGGCGGGGGCGGCATCTTCGACTTCTTGCCGGTCGCCGAGCACACGCCCCGCGACCTCTACGAGCGCCACGTCGCGACCCCCCATCCCCTCGACTTCGAGGCGATCGCCCGCCTCGCCGACCTCCCGTTGGTCGAGGCCCGCGAGCCGCAGCAGCTGCTTGCTGCGCTGCGCGAACCGAGCCTGATCCGAGTCCGCAGCGAGCGTCCCCGCAACCGTCTCGTACACCGCGAGCTGCGCCAGCGCGCGGCGAGCGTCGCCCGCCGCGCACTGGGGATCTGA
- the ilvN gene encoding acetolactate synthase small subunit produces the protein MGEPATSEILDLDRLQATGGLRTGRRHTLSLLVENKPGVLARIAGLFARRGFNIDSLAVGPTQDTTLSRITLTVDGAQHPIDQVTKQLHKLVNVIKIRDLEPEESVRRELALFKIAADPESRAQVMQLADIFRGHVVDISRRSIVVELTGTDDKIEAFEELVKPFGLIEMVRTGEIAVARGRSAT, from the coding sequence ATGGGGGAGCCCGCCACCAGCGAGATCCTCGACCTCGACCGTCTGCAGGCGACCGGTGGTCTGCGTACCGGTCGTCGGCACACGCTCTCCCTGTTGGTCGAGAACAAGCCGGGAGTGTTGGCTCGCATCGCCGGGTTGTTCGCACGCCGTGGTTTCAACATCGACTCGCTAGCGGTCGGGCCCACCCAGGACACGACTCTCTCGCGGATCACGCTGACGGTCGACGGCGCGCAGCATCCGATCGATCAGGTCACCAAGCAGCTCCACAAGCTGGTCAACGTGATCAAGATCCGTGATCTCGAGCCGGAGGAGAGTGTCCGGCGAGAACTCGCGTTGTTCAAGATCGCTGCCGACCCCGAGAGTCGCGCCCAGGTGATGCAGCTAGCCGACATCTTCCGCGGGCATGTCGTCGACATCTCGCGCCGCTCGATCGTCGTCGAGCTCACCGGTACGGACGACAAGATCGAGGCCTTCGAAGAGCTCGTGAAGCCGTTCGGGCTGATCGAGATGGTGCGCACCGGCGAGATCGCGGTCGCGCGCGGGCGCTCCGCGACCTGA
- a CDS encoding mandelate racemase/muconate lactonizing enzyme family protein — translation MRPLLRRVWRLELPLETPFISATGVLRSRLLFLLTLTDGETCGIGEAAPLPAYDGSNPQQVLVALTSRRGRRPPQARACEELARLDLEARRAGSALCHVVAETVPVNVTLTAGPAEEVAERARQGVRAGFSTFKLKVGLPDDLERVAAVRAAVGSWPALRVDANGRWSVDEAVATIRRLERFDLELVEQPCRTLEELREVRTRVSVPIAADEAVADARDVQRAAALEACDAVCVKLSRAGGVRAAREAIEAAREAGLEPYLASSLDGPWGLAAALQLASEQRLRLASGLATLSLFSGPVRALLPSPANGVAPVPAGPGLGVPCDEATLRGLGAEVVAETAATSGARRVT, via the coding sequence ATGCGTCCCTTGCTTCGCCGCGTGTGGCGTCTCGAGCTCCCGCTCGAGACGCCGTTCATCAGCGCCACCGGCGTGCTGCGCTCGCGCCTGCTGTTCTTGCTCACCCTGACCGATGGCGAGACCTGCGGGATTGGCGAGGCTGCGCCGCTGCCGGCCTATGACGGCAGCAACCCGCAGCAGGTGCTCGTCGCGCTGACGAGTCGCCGCGGTCGCCGGCCTCCCCAAGCGCGCGCCTGCGAGGAGCTCGCTCGCCTCGACCTAGAAGCACGGCGAGCTGGTAGCGCACTCTGCCACGTAGTCGCGGAGACGGTGCCGGTTAACGTGACGCTGACCGCCGGACCTGCAGAAGAGGTCGCTGAGCGAGCGCGCCAAGGCGTCCGTGCGGGCTTTTCAACTTTCAAGCTGAAAGTCGGCCTACCGGACGATCTTGAGCGGGTGGCGGCGGTGCGCGCAGCGGTCGGCTCGTGGCCGGCGTTGCGTGTCGACGCCAACGGGCGCTGGTCGGTCGACGAGGCGGTGGCCACGATTCGACGTCTCGAGCGCTTCGACCTGGAGCTTGTCGAGCAGCCGTGTCGCACACTCGAGGAGCTGCGCGAAGTGCGCACACGTGTTTCGGTGCCGATCGCCGCCGACGAGGCGGTTGCGGACGCACGCGACGTGCAGCGGGCAGCGGCTCTTGAAGCGTGCGACGCGGTTTGCGTCAAACTCTCGCGGGCAGGCGGTGTACGGGCCGCCCGCGAGGCGATCGAAGCGGCTCGCGAGGCTGGTCTCGAGCCGTACCTGGCAAGCAGCCTCGACGGACCTTGGGGTCTCGCAGCCGCCCTTCAGCTGGCCTCCGAGCAGCGGCTACGCCTTGCCTCGGGACTCGCCACTCTCAGCCTCTTCAGCGGCCCGGTGAGGGCGCTGCTGCCATCGCCTGCCAACGGCGTCGCACCCGTTCCCGCCGGGCCGGGCCTAGGAGTGCCGTGCGACGAGGCAACGCTTCGCGGGCTCGGCGCTGAGGTGGTTGCGGAGACCGCAGCGACGAGCGGGGCGCGGAGGGTGACATGA
- a CDS encoding class I adenylate-forming enzyme family protein, whose translation MSSDPRRPPTPAGERGCGTSVAVDGDRARSVSALLDRNARLFGDHVALTHAGATYSWRDLHGLVQKTLADLRARGVAPGERLAVPLSASIESVALLWAAAALGATIVALDPSAPREIWEARATAAQATWLVVPQTGTDPRLARLGGVAPSAKAAPAPLTVVFTSGSGGRPKAVPLWSKQYLASAEATVAALALVATDRWLAVMPMFHVGGLAILFRALVSGGGVELHERFVPRLVADRLRGGEISFCSLVPTMLARLLPLLEPSGADQMSRLLLGGAPVPSQLLRVAEQLGIGVYRAYGMTETASMIALARPGEEGAEPLPGVELRIEGTKQSGEILVRGPMVSPAATDREGWLHTGDVGFLDRAGRLHVRGRLKNIVITGGENVSPEEVERVLEEHEQIAEVGVAGVPDPEWGELLVALVVRRARSRALGSDAELTESVRSFCRRRLERYKVPKRVFTVAALPRTATGKIDRSALTALARSLAQAAG comes from the coding sequence GTGAGCTCCGATCCGAGACGCCCGCCGACGCCCGCGGGGGAGCGTGGTTGCGGGACCTCGGTCGCCGTCGACGGCGACCGGGCGCGGTCGGTTAGTGCGTTGCTTGACCGCAACGCTCGCCTGTTTGGCGACCACGTGGCCTTGACGCACGCCGGCGCCACCTACTCCTGGCGCGATCTGCACGGTCTCGTGCAAAAAACGCTCGCGGACCTGCGCGCCCGCGGGGTGGCGCCTGGCGAGCGGCTCGCCGTGCCGCTCTCCGCATCGATCGAGTCGGTCGCGCTGCTCTGGGCCGCGGCGGCGCTCGGCGCGACGATCGTCGCGCTCGACCCTTCGGCTCCTCGGGAAATCTGGGAAGCGCGGGCCACCGCAGCGCAGGCGACGTGGCTGGTGGTTCCGCAGACAGGCACCGATCCGCGTCTCGCGCGCCTGGGCGGCGTCGCGCCCTCGGCGAAAGCTGCGCCAGCGCCGCTGACGGTGGTCTTCACCTCCGGCAGCGGTGGCCGACCCAAAGCGGTGCCGTTGTGGAGCAAGCAGTACTTGGCGAGCGCCGAAGCGACGGTCGCGGCGCTCGCGCTCGTTGCTACCGATCGTTGGCTCGCGGTGATGCCGATGTTCCACGTTGGCGGCCTTGCGATCCTGTTTCGCGCGCTGGTCAGCGGCGGCGGCGTGGAACTTCACGAGCGCTTCGTCCCGCGTTTGGTGGCCGACCGCCTGCGCGGCGGGGAAATCTCCTTCTGCTCGCTGGTGCCAACAATGCTGGCCCGGCTCTTGCCCCTACTGGAGCCTTCCGGGGCGGACCAGATGTCGCGGCTTTTGCTTGGCGGCGCACCGGTCCCTTCGCAGCTGCTTCGCGTCGCCGAGCAGCTCGGTATCGGTGTCTACCGCGCCTACGGCATGACCGAGACGGCTTCGATGATCGCCCTCGCACGTCCTGGCGAAGAGGGGGCGGAGCCGCTGCCTGGTGTCGAACTGAGGATCGAAGGCACCAAACAGTCCGGCGAAATCCTCGTGCGGGGACCGATGGTGTCGCCGGCCGCCACCGACCGCGAAGGTTGGTTGCACACCGGTGACGTGGGCTTTCTTGACCGCGCCGGCCGTCTCCACGTCCGCGGCCGCCTCAAAAACATCGTGATCACCGGTGGCGAGAACGTCTCCCCGGAAGAGGTCGAGCGAGTACTTGAGGAGCACGAGCAGATCGCCGAGGTGGGCGTCGCGGGGGTACCGGACCCGGAGTGGGGTGAGCTGCTCGTGGCGCTGGTGGTGCGGCGGGCGCGCTCGCGAGCGCTAGGCAGCGACGCCGAGCTCACGGAGTCGGTCCGTAGCTTTTGTCGTCGGCGCCTTGAGCGTTACAAGGTGCCAAAGCGGGTCTTCACGGTTGCCGCGCTGCCGCGGACCGCGACCGGCAAGATCGACCGGTCCGCGCTGACCGCGCTCGCCCGCAGCCTCGCGCAGGCGGCGGGATAG